The Saccharopolyspora gloriosae genome window below encodes:
- a CDS encoding aldo/keto reductase gives MAPLGTTDLDVHPICLGGNVFGWTADRDDSFAVLDAYVAAGGNFIDTADLYMASAPGNSGGESETIIGEWLRARGNRGQVVIATKVAKLPGRRGLSPDNIRAAAEDSLRRLGVDHIDLYYAHEDDESVPQAETMAAFDGLVREGKVRHLAASNFTGDRLASALAASDREGLARFQAVQPHYNLVERAEYETDLAELVAREKLPVLPYFALAKGFLTGKYRPGDTFSDSPRADAARSYLDERGVKILTALEEIATLRGVPEASVALAWLRARPSIAAPIASARNTDQLTALLVAAELELTGAELERLTTASD, from the coding sequence ATGGCCCCACTGGGCACCACCGACCTCGACGTCCACCCGATCTGCCTGGGCGGCAACGTCTTCGGCTGGACCGCCGACCGCGACGACTCGTTCGCCGTGCTCGACGCGTACGTCGCCGCGGGCGGCAACTTCATCGACACCGCCGACCTCTACATGGCCTCCGCGCCCGGCAATTCCGGCGGCGAGTCCGAGACGATCATCGGCGAGTGGCTGCGGGCTCGCGGCAACCGCGGCCAGGTCGTCATCGCCACCAAGGTCGCGAAGCTGCCGGGCCGCCGCGGCCTGTCCCCCGACAACATCCGCGCCGCCGCCGAGGATTCGCTGCGGCGCCTCGGCGTCGACCACATCGACCTGTACTACGCGCACGAGGACGACGAGTCGGTGCCGCAGGCCGAGACGATGGCGGCGTTCGACGGCCTGGTGCGCGAGGGCAAGGTGCGCCACCTCGCGGCCTCGAACTTCACCGGTGACCGGCTGGCGTCGGCGCTGGCGGCCTCCGACCGCGAGGGCCTCGCCCGCTTCCAGGCGGTGCAGCCGCACTACAACCTCGTCGAGCGCGCCGAGTACGAGACCGATCTGGCCGAGCTGGTGGCGCGGGAGAAGCTGCCGGTGCTGCCGTACTTCGCGCTGGCGAAGGGATTCCTCACCGGCAAGTACCGGCCGGGCGACACGTTCTCCGACAGCCCGCGCGCGGATGCCGCGCGTAGTTATCTGGACGAGCGGGGTGTCAAGATCCTCACCGCATTGGAGGAGATCGCAACGCTGCGTGGAGTGCCGGAGGCGTCGGTGGCGCTGGCCTGGCTGCGCGCCCGCCCGTCGATCGCGGCCCCGATCGCCAGCGCCCGCAACACCGATCAGCTCACGGCGCTGCTGGTAGCGGCCGAGCTGGAGCTGACCGGAGCGGAGCTGGAGAGGCTCACCACGGCCTCCGACTGA
- a CDS encoding glutamate-cysteine ligase family protein has product MGKHVTSRAFTPVDRQRYRDKMQRGLDALARMLAEGNFSFPHQQMGLEMELSLVDERMEPSMSNAVVLEKINDPSFTTELGQHNIELNVLPRALAGDGALELEHELRKALLRADGKAQDANAKLVLIGTLPTLQRGHFDPGWLSHNPRYSQLNEQIFTAKGEEMLLDMEGAPLGDGGPEQLRCYADSIVPESACTSVQLHLQVAPEDFAAHWNAAQCLAGVQLAIGANSPFLLGKALWHETRVPLFQQATDTRPQELKNQGVRPRVWFGERWITSIFDLFEENVRYFPALLPEPEEEDPVAALQAGRAPTLAELRLHNGTIWRWNRPVYDLVDGVPHLRVENRVLPSGPSVPDVMANAAFFYGVQRALTEQDRPVWTQMSFAAAEENFYTGARHGMDSHLYWPGAGWITPDELVLRRLLPMAHEGLRLCGVSDAAREHTLGVIEARCLRKQTGSSWQRDVVARLEQRGHDRQAALTGMLRRYVELTDAGEPVHDWPVE; this is encoded by the coding sequence ATGGGGAAGCACGTGACCAGTCGGGCTTTCACTCCTGTGGACCGGCAACGCTATCGAGACAAGATGCAGCGCGGCCTCGACGCGTTGGCGCGGATGCTCGCCGAGGGCAACTTCTCCTTCCCGCACCAGCAGATGGGGCTGGAGATGGAGCTGAGCCTCGTCGACGAGCGGATGGAGCCGTCGATGTCGAACGCGGTGGTGCTGGAGAAGATCAACGATCCTTCCTTCACCACCGAGTTGGGCCAGCACAACATCGAGCTCAACGTGCTGCCCCGCGCGCTCGCCGGGGACGGCGCGCTGGAGCTGGAGCACGAGCTGCGCAAGGCGCTGCTGCGCGCGGACGGCAAGGCGCAGGACGCGAACGCGAAGCTGGTGCTGATCGGCACGCTGCCCACGTTGCAGCGCGGGCACTTCGACCCGGGCTGGTTGTCGCACAACCCGCGGTACTCGCAGCTCAACGAGCAGATCTTCACCGCCAAGGGCGAGGAGATGCTGCTGGACATGGAGGGCGCCCCGCTCGGCGACGGCGGCCCGGAACAGCTCCGGTGCTACGCGGACTCCATCGTTCCCGAATCCGCGTGCACATCAGTGCAACTGCATCTGCAAGTGGCACCCGAGGACTTCGCCGCGCATTGGAACGCCGCACAATGCCTGGCCGGAGTGCAGCTGGCGATCGGCGCGAACTCCCCGTTCCTGCTCGGCAAAGCGCTCTGGCACGAGACGCGGGTGCCGCTGTTCCAGCAGGCCACCGACACCCGGCCGCAGGAGCTCAAGAACCAGGGCGTGCGCCCGCGGGTGTGGTTCGGGGAACGCTGGATCACCTCGATCTTCGACCTGTTCGAGGAGAACGTCCGCTACTTCCCCGCCCTGCTGCCGGAACCGGAGGAGGAGGACCCGGTGGCCGCGCTGCAGGCCGGGCGGGCGCCGACGCTGGCGGAGCTGCGGCTGCACAACGGCACCATCTGGCGGTGGAACCGCCCGGTGTACGACCTGGTGGACGGCGTTCCGCACCTGCGGGTGGAGAACCGGGTGCTCCCGTCGGGACCGAGCGTGCCGGACGTGATGGCCAACGCCGCGTTCTTCTACGGCGTGCAGCGCGCGCTGACCGAACAGGACCGTCCAGTGTGGACTCAAATGTCGTTCGCCGCGGCGGAGGAGAACTTCTACACCGGTGCCCGGCACGGCATGGACTCGCACCTGTACTGGCCGGGCGCGGGCTGGATCACCCCGGATGAGCTGGTGCTGCGCCGCCTGCTGCCGATGGCGCACGAGGGCCTGCGGCTGTGCGGGGTCTCCGACGCGGCGCGGGAGCACACGCTCGGCGTCATCGAAGCGCGCTGCCTGCGCAAGCAGACCGGCTCGTCGTGGCAGCGGGACGTGGTGGCGCGGCTGGAGCAGCGCGGCCACGACCGGCAGGCGGCGCTGACGGGAATGCTGCGGCGCTACGTGGAACTCACCGACGCCGGCGAACCGGTGCACGACTGGCCCGTGGAGTGA
- a CDS encoding superoxide dismutase codes for MAQYVLPELDYDYAALEPAISGEINELHHSKHHATYVKGANDTIEKIAEARDKGDFGSIVGLETTLAFNLAGHSLHLVWWKILSPNGGDKPTGELAAAIDQDFGSFDKFRAQLEAVSTTIQGNGWGVLAWDPVGQRLITQQLRDHHSNLSIATTPLLVFDIWEHAYYLQYKNVKADYVKQLWNVVNWDEVGKRFADARAGYNGLRLPTA; via the coding sequence ATGGCTCAGTACGTGCTGCCCGAGTTGGATTACGACTACGCGGCGCTGGAGCCCGCGATCTCGGGTGAGATCAACGAGCTGCACCACAGCAAGCACCACGCGACTTACGTGAAGGGCGCCAACGACACGATCGAGAAGATCGCGGAGGCGCGGGACAAGGGCGACTTCGGGTCGATCGTGGGGTTGGAGACGACCCTGGCGTTCAACCTGGCGGGGCACTCGCTGCACCTGGTGTGGTGGAAGATCCTCTCGCCGAACGGTGGCGACAAGCCGACCGGTGAGCTGGCGGCGGCGATCGATCAGGACTTCGGTTCGTTCGACAAGTTCCGCGCTCAGCTGGAGGCGGTGTCGACCACGATCCAGGGCAACGGCTGGGGCGTGCTGGCGTGGGACCCGGTGGGTCAGCGGTTGATCACGCAGCAGCTGCGCGACCACCACTCGAACCTGTCGATCGCCACGACGCCGCTGCTGGTGTTCGACATCTGGGAGCACGCGTACTACCTGCAGTACAAGAACGTCAAGGCGGACTACGTCAAGCAGCTGTGGAACGTCGTGAACTGGGACGAGGTCGGCAAGCGCTTCGCCGACGCGCGTGCCGGCTACAACGGCCTGCGCCTGCCCACCGCTTGA
- a CDS encoding MFS transporter — translation MSGESLHPSGHGPDGANRTSTTGELAAPPGREGSGGGMFGSLRVRNYRYYASGQVVSLTGTWMQRAAQDWLVLELSGGSAGALGVAVALQFLPTLLLTLWAGTAADRFDKRRLLIATQIALGACGLLLGLLDVSGVVRLWHVYALCAVLGAFAAIDAPVRQSFVVEMVGPSQLTNAVALNSMTFNLARIVGPAIAGVLITAVGTGWVFLANGISSAAVVGGLLLMNAAQLHRPDRVPKERGQVLAGLRYVRRRPDLVAVMVLVFCVGTFGMNFESTFAVIARNVFGRDADGYGLLITMLAVGTLSGATLAARRSGKEGSRLRLMVFGAAAFGLLEAVGALMPGYWSFAVMLIPVGVAVMTFTTSANSTVQLSVDPSMRGRVMGLYMLLFLGGKPLGGLASGWLAEVLGPRSPVLLGGLASLLAAVGCGLLLWRGRRSGVAEPGRLG, via the coding sequence GTGTCAGGTGAATCGCTGCACCCGTCAGGGCACGGCCCGGACGGTGCGAACCGCACATCCACCACCGGCGAGCTCGCCGCTCCGCCAGGCCGGGAGGGCTCCGGCGGCGGCATGTTCGGCTCGCTGCGGGTGCGCAACTACCGCTACTACGCCTCCGGTCAGGTCGTCTCGCTCACCGGCACGTGGATGCAGCGGGCCGCGCAGGACTGGCTGGTGCTGGAACTCTCCGGCGGCAGCGCCGGCGCGCTCGGCGTGGCGGTCGCGCTGCAATTCCTGCCGACGCTGCTGCTGACGCTGTGGGCGGGCACCGCGGCCGACCGGTTCGACAAGCGGCGCCTGCTGATCGCGACGCAGATCGCGCTGGGCGCGTGCGGACTGCTGCTCGGCCTGCTCGACGTGTCCGGGGTCGTGCGGCTCTGGCACGTGTACGCGCTGTGCGCCGTGCTCGGCGCGTTCGCGGCGATCGACGCCCCGGTCCGCCAGTCGTTCGTGGTGGAGATGGTGGGGCCGTCGCAGCTCACCAATGCCGTCGCGCTGAACTCGATGACCTTCAACCTGGCGCGCATCGTGGGCCCCGCCATCGCGGGCGTGCTCATCACCGCCGTCGGCACCGGCTGGGTGTTCCTCGCCAACGGCATCAGCTCCGCCGCCGTGGTGGGCGGGCTGCTGCTGATGAACGCGGCGCAGCTGCACCGCCCGGACCGGGTGCCGAAGGAGCGCGGCCAGGTGCTCGCCGGGCTGCGCTACGTGCGGCGGCGGCCCGACCTGGTCGCGGTGATGGTGCTGGTGTTCTGCGTGGGCACCTTCGGCATGAACTTCGAGAGCACCTTCGCGGTCATCGCCCGCAACGTGTTCGGCCGCGACGCCGACGGCTACGGACTGCTGATCACGATGCTCGCGGTCGGCACGCTGTCCGGCGCCACCCTCGCCGCGCGCCGCAGCGGCAAGGAGGGCTCGCGGCTGCGGCTGATGGTGTTCGGCGCCGCCGCGTTCGGGCTGCTGGAGGCGGTGGGCGCGCTGATGCCGGGCTACTGGTCGTTCGCGGTGATGCTGATCCCGGTCGGGGTGGCGGTGATGACCTTCACGACCAGCGCGAACTCGACCGTGCAGCTGAGCGTCGACCCGTCGATGCGCGGGCGCGTGATGGGCCTCTACATGCTGCTGTTCCTCGGCGGGAAACCGCTGGGCGGGCTGGCCTCGGGCTGGCTCGCGGAGGTGCTGGGGCCGCGGTCGCCGGTGCTGCTGGGCGGGCTCGCCTCGTTGCTGGCCGCGGTGGGTTGCGGACTGCTGCTGTGGCGGGGGCGGAGATCGGGGGTTGCAGAGCCTGGGAGGTTAGGCTAA
- a CDS encoding MarR family winged helix-turn-helix transcriptional regulator — protein MASVRLNRRLRAQSTDSVVTLSQLSALSCLHKAGAMTPGVLAAKEGVQPPSMTRVIAALENLGLVVRTPHPTDGRQAVVDLTDAGRARIDEEISARERWLDIQLAELTKEERATLSRAAEIMERISER, from the coding sequence ATGGCCTCCGTCCGACTCAACCGCAGGTTGCGGGCGCAGAGCACCGACTCCGTCGTCACGCTCTCCCAGTTGTCCGCGCTGTCCTGCCTGCACAAGGCCGGAGCCATGACACCGGGCGTGCTCGCCGCGAAGGAAGGCGTGCAGCCGCCGTCGATGACCAGGGTCATCGCCGCCCTCGAAAACCTCGGCCTGGTGGTGCGCACCCCGCATCCCACCGACGGGCGGCAGGCCGTCGTCGACCTCACCGACGCGGGCCGCGCCCGCATCGATGAGGAGATCTCCGCTCGGGAGCGCTGGCTCGACATCCAGCTCGCCGAGCTGACCAAGGAAGAGCGCGCGACGCTGAGTCGCGCCGCCGAGATCATGGAACGGATCTCGGAGCGCTAG
- a CDS encoding NCS2 family permease yields the protein MASGNESGARGGTGVLDRYFKITERGSTLSRELRGGLVTFVTVAYIIVLNPLILGSYSADSPTAKRDVLGDILTVPQVAASTALVAGVMTLLFGLVANYPFAIAAGLGINTLLAVTIAQQVSWPEAMGLVVVDGIIILILVATGFRTAVFNAVPPELKAAIAVGIGLFISFVGLVDAGFVRRLPDAANTTVPVGLGIDGSIASWPTAVFAFGLVLTSILVARKVRGGILIAIVINTLVAIAVEALVHAGPSEGTDPQGWNLGYPAPPEQIFGFPDLSLVGDISFGAWTRLPALAAAMLVFTLVLANFFDAMGTMTGLGKEAGLADRKGNLPGIGKALAVEGVGAVAGGAGSASSNTVFVESASGIAEGARTGLANVVTGLLFLAAMFLTPLYSVIPVEAAAPALVVVGAMMLAQIRDIDLSDFTIALPAFLTIVVMPFTYSIANGIGVGFISYVLIQSATGKVRTVHPLMWVVSAAFVLYFVADPVSALFAG from the coding sequence ATGGCGAGTGGGAACGAATCGGGAGCTCGGGGCGGAACCGGGGTGCTGGACCGTTACTTCAAGATCACCGAGCGTGGTTCGACGCTGAGCCGGGAACTGCGCGGCGGGCTCGTCACCTTCGTCACCGTCGCCTACATCATCGTGCTCAACCCGCTGATCCTCGGCAGCTACTCCGCGGACTCGCCGACGGCGAAGCGCGACGTGCTCGGCGACATCCTCACGGTGCCGCAGGTCGCGGCGAGCACCGCGCTCGTCGCGGGCGTCATGACGCTGCTGTTCGGGCTCGTCGCGAACTACCCGTTCGCCATCGCCGCGGGCCTGGGCATCAACACGCTGCTCGCCGTCACCATCGCCCAGCAGGTGAGCTGGCCGGAGGCGATGGGCCTGGTCGTCGTCGACGGCATCATCATCCTGATCCTCGTCGCCACCGGGTTCCGCACCGCCGTGTTCAACGCCGTGCCGCCCGAGCTGAAAGCGGCCATCGCGGTCGGCATCGGCCTGTTCATCAGCTTCGTCGGCCTCGTCGACGCCGGGTTCGTTCGCCGGTTGCCGGACGCCGCGAACACCACCGTGCCCGTGGGGCTGGGCATCGACGGCTCCATCGCGTCCTGGCCCACCGCCGTGTTCGCGTTCGGCCTGGTGCTCACCTCGATCCTGGTGGCGCGCAAGGTCCGCGGCGGCATCCTGATCGCCATCGTGATCAACACCCTGGTCGCGATCGCCGTGGAGGCCCTGGTGCACGCGGGCCCCTCGGAGGGCACCGACCCGCAGGGCTGGAACCTCGGCTACCCGGCGCCGCCGGAGCAGATCTTCGGTTTCCCCGACCTCTCGCTCGTCGGCGACATCTCCTTCGGCGCGTGGACGCGGCTGCCCGCGCTGGCCGCGGCGATGCTGGTGTTCACGCTGGTGCTGGCGAACTTCTTCGACGCCATGGGCACCATGACCGGCCTCGGGAAGGAAGCCGGGCTCGCCGACCGCAAGGGCAACCTGCCCGGCATCGGCAAGGCGCTGGCCGTCGAGGGCGTCGGCGCCGTCGCGGGCGGTGCGGGTTCGGCGAGCTCCAACACGGTGTTCGTGGAATCGGCCTCCGGCATCGCCGAAGGCGCCCGCACGGGGCTGGCGAACGTGGTCACCGGGCTGCTGTTCCTGGCCGCCATGTTCCTCACCCCGCTCTACAGCGTGATCCCCGTCGAAGCCGCCGCGCCCGCGCTGGTCGTGGTGGGCGCGATGATGCTGGCCCAGATCCGCGACATCGACCTGTCCGACTTCACCATCGCGCTGCCCGCGTTCCTGACGATCGTGGTCATGCCGTTCACGTACTCCATCGCCAACGGCATCGGCGTCGGCTTCATCAGCTACGTGCTGATCCAGTCGGCCACCGGCAAGGTGCGGACCGTGCACCCGCTGATGTGGGTCGTCTCGGCCGCGTTCGTGCTGTACTTCGTCGCCGACCCGGTCTCCGCGCTGTTCGCGGGCTGA
- a CDS encoding DUF2530 domain-containing protein encodes MTEDSARTPASPATTTAEAPRTVPALPRRLAQPTPVVLAGTGIWLAGLVLFAVTAPGGFEFWTCVAGFVLGLTGYGVFRWQRNASRRGSRGAWKGLSGLDG; translated from the coding sequence GTGACCGAAGACAGCGCACGCACCCCCGCCTCACCAGCGACGACGACCGCCGAGGCGCCACGCACCGTGCCCGCGCTGCCACGCAGGCTGGCCCAGCCCACGCCGGTCGTGCTGGCCGGGACGGGGATCTGGCTCGCGGGCCTCGTGCTGTTCGCCGTCACCGCCCCCGGCGGCTTCGAGTTCTGGACCTGCGTAGCCGGGTTCGTCCTGGGCTTGACCGGGTACGGAGTGTTCCGCTGGCAGCGCAACGCGTCGCGCCGCGGCTCCCGCGGGGCGTGGAAGGGTTTGTCCGGTCTGGACGGATAG
- a CDS encoding ESX secretion-associated protein EspG encodes MAFKLDVDRLEFAVLAGWAGLKRLPPVVQFSHYGTPVQDINAELDAADARCRQRGLVNRANQVSDEVWDLIGIYPTTAVEYDLRFSAKKGTELRAAMSQSGQVAVRTVMHGDRYVLERVRAEDTVPALASVLPEHPPLKMKPVNVDLTEMRAVMADVQKKGQTDPRAIEQGLRTRGIDVTGFRKATELLDGTKLGAGQIGVTVWNAQRKEFRGDHTVQVVDVEGGRVSIYNSGNQRMVAGADIGTFRRVLGDLTTAAQRRSTW; translated from the coding sequence GTGGCGTTCAAACTCGATGTCGATCGCCTTGAGTTCGCCGTCCTCGCCGGCTGGGCGGGCCTGAAGCGCTTACCGCCGGTCGTCCAGTTCAGCCACTACGGCACGCCGGTGCAGGACATCAACGCCGAGCTCGACGCGGCCGACGCGCGGTGCCGCCAGCGGGGGCTGGTGAACCGCGCGAACCAGGTCAGCGACGAGGTGTGGGACCTCATCGGGATCTACCCGACCACCGCCGTCGAATACGACCTGCGGTTCTCCGCGAAGAAGGGCACCGAGCTGCGCGCGGCGATGTCGCAGTCCGGCCAGGTCGCGGTCCGCACCGTCATGCACGGCGACCGCTACGTCCTCGAACGCGTCCGCGCGGAGGACACCGTGCCCGCGCTGGCCTCGGTGCTGCCCGAGCACCCGCCGCTGAAGATGAAGCCCGTCAACGTGGACCTCACCGAGATGCGCGCCGTCATGGCCGACGTGCAGAAGAAGGGCCAGACCGACCCGCGCGCCATCGAGCAGGGCCTGCGCACCCGCGGCATCGACGTGACGGGCTTCCGCAAGGCCACCGAACTGCTCGACGGCACGAAGCTCGGCGCGGGCCAGATCGGCGTCACCGTGTGGAACGCGCAGCGCAAGGAGTTCCGCGGCGACCACACCGTGCAGGTCGTCGACGTCGAAGGCGGCCGGGTGTCCATCTACAACTCCGGCAACCAGCGCATGGTCGCCGGAGCCGACATCGGCACCTTCCGCCGCGTCCTCGGCGACCTCACCACCGCCGCGCAACGCCGCTCCACGTGGTGA
- a CDS encoding DUF3558 family protein, producing MLTASLLMLTAISSCAVGGEGEQQPPQAAPSTENIDPALAVENPKNLKGVADACQLLTPEQRTALQVDGAPEQADSLYKEPACSMEGDMLTARIEINSNQGGMTATHERKDNFDNFEPTEVAGYPAALVNFSDSLCSVIVGVSDTQSVDVYYAMNSGGAPEMNDGCGYAKKIAAEVVQNIPAA from the coding sequence GTGCTCACCGCATCCCTCCTCATGCTCACCGCGATCTCCTCGTGCGCAGTCGGCGGCGAAGGGGAGCAGCAGCCTCCGCAGGCCGCGCCTAGCACGGAAAACATCGATCCTGCACTGGCAGTCGAGAATCCGAAGAACCTCAAGGGCGTTGCGGACGCCTGCCAGTTGCTCACTCCGGAGCAACGCACCGCCCTTCAAGTCGATGGGGCTCCAGAGCAGGCTGACAGCTTGTACAAGGAGCCTGCGTGCAGCATGGAAGGCGACATGCTCACAGCACGCATCGAGATCAACTCAAATCAAGGTGGCATGACGGCCACGCACGAACGCAAGGACAACTTCGACAATTTCGAACCCACTGAGGTCGCCGGGTATCCGGCAGCGCTGGTGAACTTCTCCGATTCGCTGTGCTCAGTGATCGTCGGAGTCTCCGACACCCAGTCTGTCGATGTCTATTACGCAATGAACTCAGGCGGCGCCCCCGAAATGAACGACGGGTGCGGATACGCGAAGAAGATCGCCGCCGAAGTGGTCCAGAACATTCCAGCCGCCTGA